A single genomic interval of Aureibacillus halotolerans harbors:
- a CDS encoding thiazole synthase, with translation MKHDSWKIGEHTLTSRIFLGTGRFPNPFIQNEVIAASGSEVLTFAVRRVNTEAPEEDAILQHLGDRTLHYLPNTSGATNANEAIRIARLARASGLSNWIKVEISVQDETLLPDPIETLKATEQLASEGFTVFPYTSDDPVLAKRLEEAGAAAVMPGGSPIGTGLGILNPYNIERICTSLTVPVIVDAGIGTASDATKAMELGAQAVLINTAIAKAKDPVRMATAMRYAVEAGLLAKKAGRIQERMYATESSPTLGKVH, from the coding sequence ATGAAACATGACTCATGGAAAATAGGTGAGCATACGCTAACGTCACGTATTTTTTTAGGAACGGGGAGGTTTCCAAATCCTTTTATTCAAAATGAAGTCATCGCTGCCTCCGGATCGGAAGTGCTGACGTTTGCTGTTCGGAGGGTGAATACAGAAGCTCCTGAGGAAGATGCCATCTTACAGCATCTTGGCGATCGTACGCTTCACTATTTACCGAACACTTCTGGCGCGACCAATGCAAATGAAGCTATCCGTATCGCACGCTTGGCACGTGCTAGTGGGCTAAGTAACTGGATTAAAGTTGAAATTAGTGTCCAGGATGAGACATTACTGCCTGACCCCATTGAGACACTGAAGGCAACGGAACAGCTCGCGTCGGAAGGCTTTACTGTTTTTCCGTACACATCGGACGATCCAGTGTTAGCAAAAAGACTTGAAGAAGCTGGAGCAGCGGCAGTCATGCCTGGTGGGTCACCGATTGGAACTGGCCTCGGTATATTGAATCCATACAATATCGAGCGTATCTGTACATCGTTGACTGTACCGGTCATTGTTGATGCAGGCATTGGCACGGCAAGTGACGCCACGAAAGCGATGGAGCTAGGAGCCCAAGCTGTATTAATAAATACAGCCATTGCGAAAGCCAAGGATCCTGTCCGGATGGCCACCGCAATGAGATATGCAGTTGAGGCAGGATTGCTTGCTAAAAAAGCGGGTCGAATTCAGGAAAGAATGTACGCGACGGAAAGCAGTCCTACTTTAGGAAAAGTACACTAA
- the thiS gene encoding sulfur carrier protein ThiS, which translates to MTIVLNGKTTEVTQGTLAELLSTYNMTPGLVITEVDGEIISEESRNEITLKDNMNIEIVQFVGGG; encoded by the coding sequence ATGACGATTGTCTTAAATGGAAAAACAACAGAGGTGACTCAAGGAACTTTGGCAGAGCTTCTTTCCACTTACAATATGACTCCAGGATTAGTTATAACAGAGGTCGATGGCGAGATTATCAGTGAAGAATCACGAAATGAAATTACACTAAAGGACAACATGAACATTGAAATTGTTCAATTTGTTGGAGGGGGGTAA